One segment of Hydrogenobacter sp. DNA contains the following:
- the nth gene encoding endonuclease III, translating to MRREDVDKVIRILRSEFPKWNAPVVSLIAQKTGNPFRVLVCALVSTRTKDETTTLVCKKLLERVKTVDDLYSISEEELSGLLYPAGFYRSKARFLKEIAKELKQKYNSRVPDRLEDLLKLKGVGRKVANLVLSEGYQIPAICVDTHVHRITNRWCLVKTKRPEETELKLMEILPKEYWIEFNKLLVAFGQTLCKPLKPLCGVCPIREYCDYEFKTL from the coding sequence ATGAGAAGAGAAGATGTGGATAAGGTTATACGCATACTCAGAAGTGAGTTTCCCAAATGGAACGCACCGGTAGTAAGTTTGATAGCACAAAAGACAGGCAATCCCTTCAGGGTACTCGTATGCGCTTTGGTATCCACAAGAACAAAAGATGAAACTACAACCTTAGTTTGTAAAAAGCTTCTTGAGAGGGTAAAAACGGTAGATGACCTCTACAGTATAAGTGAGGAAGAACTTTCAGGACTGCTTTACCCAGCAGGCTTTTACAGAAGTAAAGCACGATTTTTAAAGGAGATAGCCAAAGAGCTTAAACAGAAGTATAACTCACGTGTTCCAGATAGGTTAGAAGATCTACTTAAGTTGAAGGGAGTAGGAAGAAAAGTGGCAAATTTAGTTCTCTCGGAAGGATACCAAATACCTGCTATATGTGTGGATACGCACGTTCATAGAATTACTAACAGGTGGTGTCTTGTGAAAACAAAAAGACCCGAGGAAACAGAACTAAAACTCATGGAAATACTGCCAAAAGAATACTGGATAGAGTTTAATAAATTGCTCGTAGCTTTTGGTCAAACCTTGTGCAAACCCTTAAAGCCACTCTGCGGTGTATGTCCTATAAGGGAGTATTGCGATTACGAATTTAAGACTTTATGA